TATCAAATGTTTTGAGACATTTAACCGCACTGCTTTCGGATAAATTGAACATTTCCTACCGTGAAAATTTCTCTGAGTGTCATGTTCAATTGTGAAAAATATCTTTCCTGAAGAACTCGAAATGCCGGAAGTTAGTGCCCACTGGGTTCCGAGGTTATTTAAAGATGGTGAATAGGAGCGCCGAGTTCAAAAAGGCTTTTGCGGATTTAAAACGCATAGGGAGATGCGTTTTTGGACAGGAGTTTATCACTTGACCCGAGACGTGGGAACACCATTATGACCCCGAGACAAAGGCTTTGTCTAGCGTGTGGAAAACACCAAATACAACCGCCACCCAAGAAGACGCGTGTACAACAAGCATCGGGAAAGAGATTTTCATCTACTTCATGGACAGACGCGGGAATATACTGGAACACAAAATCAATGATGATGCATTGTAAACGCAGACTGCAATTCTTACGTACTCTTGTATTATTGAAGCGGAACAAGATAGACGTAtaactattttaaaatattttatgtcagtttAGAAATTACCGAACGATTAATATTCTTTAGCATCAATCAATATTTTCTTGCTAACTGATCCTAAACTGAAACTAATTTTCATGTGCTCAAGTGGGACCTTCTGAATTGCTTAAGGTATAAACATATAGGGTTCCAGATTGATTCCGTATTACTCCATTACGACAATGCATTCGCGCATACTGCATCACCCACTCTCCTAGAAATCACCCTTCTAGTTTCTGAACTGCTTGATTATCCTTACTACTCGCACGAGCTGGCGCCGATGAACTTCCGTGTATTACTTGAGATTAAGGCCGGTATTTGTGGATATCACTTTGACAGTGAATCATGTATCCAACGCACAACAAGAGAAGAGATTGGCTAATTCAGTGAACAATGGTACATGTACAACGCCACTTTCCAAATGTTGATCACAAGGCACAAAAAATGCAATGACATTGGTGGTGATTGCGTTGAAaagatttgagccgcaccatgagaaaacaaacatagtgtgtttgcgaccagcatggatccagaccagcctgagcatccgtgcagtctggtcaggatccataatggtcgctaacagtttctcttattgcgatagggtttgaaagcgaacagcatggatcctgaccagactgcgcggatacgcaggctggtctggacccatgctggtcgcaaatgcaatatgttggttttctcatggtgcggctcatttttagTACGTTCGCTTGATCTGTAACATGACGGTACATCAAAGTGTGCTGCACTCGGCAACATCAGTTTATGAGAAGGTTAATTGTACATGTTTTACTGCAATAGTTTGCTTTATTGCTAGGAAcaacatagaggatattacatgagtgtcttttcatattgaatttattaaacgagttgaataaaatgataaaatgcgaggctcagccgagcattttatcaattttattcaacgagtttagtaaattcaatgtggaaagtcacaaatgtaatattctttttatcacatgtaagcctttcttgtcgaaacatcaaaaaatcgactttcttttactatataaacaagacaatttgaccgacgtcgcctatactataaatgacgtcgacgtcaaagctttattacactagtgtattatcatttttatttaatggctttattacactcccgcgacgtcaaacatgtgataaattaaaattataaactTTCATAGTTTGTTGCTTTCGAACgctaaatattcattttataacaaaattcaACAATTTTTGCGAACGACACACGTGTAATattctttaataaatctttaagcGGCATAGTATAATatagtgtaaatattttattatgtcgatttaatactttaaaatattattcattacaataaaaaatataataaaaaatattgtatagTTATAGAAACTCTGCCTTTGCAACACAGTTATTCACATCATTTCACAGTGCCATTCTGAATATCTGACGTCATGGACATTAATAATACTGTTTCACTTCATACGGTCATTTGAATGACCAATGCCTGCTTAATGTTGATGACATCTTCGTTTAATGGTCATTTTTATCTACTTATTTAAAAATTCTCGTTTTTCAACAAACATGTACATTCCGTCTTTCGTTCTCATCACCGCGGACATGACTCTTTTCACCTTGTGGTTGGGGTCCAGCCTAAAtgtgaaactgaaataaaacagaaactgaAGTTTAATATTTAACTTCATCgtcaagttttattaaaaacattgaataaatagctttatcacatgtttgacgtcgtgggggtgtaataaagccattaaataaaaatgataatacactagtgtaataaagctttgacgtcgacgtcatttatagtataggagacgttggtcaaattgacttgtttatatagtaaaagaaagtagaatttttgatgtttcgacaggaaaaaactagcatgtgataaaaagaatattacatttgtgactttccacattgaaattattaaactcgttgaataaaattgataaaatgctcggcagagcctcgcattttattattttattcaacgagtttaataaatccaatatgaaaagacactcatgtaatatcctctatttaatggGCGCGAAATATCAtactgaaacatttattttaaatcccAGGACACTTCATGACTGGAAAGCTTATAAGGTATACATACACTAATTATGAAAATAGCGCTATAAAAAAGTATTCGCATGTTTTTGCATTCAAACACTTCTCAATTTCTACGCTTTGTAGAGTTATTTTCCTTTCTTTCCGAAAATAACACGACAGTTGAAGACGAAATAGTAATattacagaatttgtcatggaaactaaGGTCATACACTACCACTACAATTTGAAGATTCTTTGTAAGCTGATTTTAAAAGAGTGTGTTTCTTTGACTGAAAAAGATTATCTTGAATCAAACGTGACCCCTACTTCCCTTTCGGGTTTTATACAGCACTAACAGTATTCTTCAAGCAAAATGTaacttacagacatttaaaaggGTCCAGGTAtcaaaaatgtttatcaaaaagtAGATTTCGGTATTGGAACCATAATGATAGTCGGAAAAATACGTATACTCCATGTGCGGTACTGGCAGCTTGTGTCTTCCAACGGAAAGCCATGTGCGCGCTGGGCTGCTTTTACATCTGAAAAAATCGGAATAGCCTAACACAGAGACTGCAGTGTTACTAGGGGTCTGCTGCTTTACGAAACTTTTTCTACAGTTCAAAAGCAGTCGCTAGTTAGAGGTTTACTAATTTGTGTCCACCTGAAATACATTGGTATTTTACTGTACTTACTTTCGTAAcagttttgtcagcacaacttttTCTTCATTCATTGCAAAATTCTGTCCAATACAGTTCCTATaatgaacaaaaatgtttataatgtgGCCTCTTAAAACAATATCAAACACCAAGATAGCGTTACCTGCCCTTATCGGAACTGTAGACGATTGTCTGACAATATTCTTACTCGGagattgacaaaatatatttttccaaagatttttacaatattttgtatgaaacaaTCTTCCTTCTGCaagtttaatttaatttaatttaatggCTTCGTTTTTTGGACACACATTTAGAAGTTTGTACCAAATATGTCTTCGAATATTGAACGCATATAGAATCTATAcagtaatgtatcaaatatgtcttCGAATATTGGACATATAAATATAGTTAATAACAATGTCTGTGCaataatcaaatactttttgtttttatcatcgaacaaacgtaacatgaaaattatttttgtacgcGATAATCGGACAGCAATATAAACAACTAAACGCATATGTGTCcgattattgaacataatataaaaatcgaatatagacacaaatctactgccatactttaccaacaatctacttGTCCATTTCTTGTTGTACCGTACTGTTCCGTTCGATAGGTTACTTAGAATATTCTTAAAAAATTGTCCCTTTAAAAATGactgccatttgtaaagaaatgaaaaaaaatcctgaaaactacgttccacctACTGTTGTGAATTTTTACTTGGACATTGTTGCGAATGAACCAGAACTAATATATCAAGGGCTAAATGCGAAAGAGGTcactttaaatataattatatttaaagcaGGTATTTATGTGGCTATAGTTATATATTGTTTGTTCAATATTTGTACCTTGGTCCTGCTGAAAACGGCACGTACTGGAAATGTTTGATATTGTCGATATTTTCCTTTGAGAATCGTTCTGGTTTAAACTCCATATGGTCCGGACCCCACAAATTCTCCATATGATTTAGAGCGAAAATGTTTAACTGAATCTTAGTCCCTTTTGGTGCAACACGGTCGCCAAGATCGAACACATTTTCTGTGTCACGGCTCACAACTGGTACCGGTGAATGAAGACGCATTCCTTCTTTAATGCACATTGTAAGGTATTCAAGTTTTGCTAGATCTGACCTGGAATGTGAAATGAATGTTTGATGAAAGGACATGTACGAGGACTTTGCAATATATTTGagacattttgtgaaaaaaaaatgtgtgtgactGAATGAGCACTAAAAAGTAATTTGCAATAGGCTATAAAAACGACAGGTTGAGAAATTTAGAATTCCTGGTATATTTCGACTATAGGCTATATGTTCTGTAAAAATTGTACGTGTAGCCACatttgagccgcaacatgagaaagacaacatagtgcatttgcaacaagcatggatccagaccagcctaagcagtctggtctggatccatgatggtcgcaaatgcactatattggttttctcatgttgcggctgaTTTGTAGAACCACTTTACACGTATATTTGTGTACAAGGTAATTGTAGGTTCTAAAAACATATCAAAACTTGTCATCTATGAGTAAAGCTCCAGGTaacatgtatttttcaaacatatGGGGCATGTTTAAGTcggtgcaacctctgtagagtaATAACCTTTGGGAGagacaaatattgactgttatgtggATGTTGTTGATCCGGGGTGGTAAATTTGATAGTGTATTTCAGCTTAAGGAAAGTTTGATGATGTTGCTATAGAGAggttttgcttaagagagggccgctctggagaggttgcgCTGTAAATTGTTCTGCATTACAGCTACTTCCTCCGTTTCTGTGCAGATCTGTACATCGTTGTAAAAACGTGAAAGTATACCATTCCAAGTCATCAGACTCCCTGCCCTCCAGTACATCGTCAATTTCCGCCTGACATTTCCGCTGACACTCGGTATTTTCCGCCAGCGAGTAAAGAACCCATGATATGGCACTAGCTGTTGTGTCGTGACCTTGTGATCAAAAATAATAAGTACAAGAGCTGGTAGAATACGAAATACCCTTCTTGATGCTTACAGTAACTGTAAAAGGATCAGAAAATGTTTGTTcgctgtgcactggacgtttcacgaactgacctcaaatcaatagttATGGGTCGTTTATCAGTCATAAGtaacctccgtatcaaatgtgatcttagaccaaagcatcttctagttaattagcaaaaatattctacttttctgggtcaatgtgacctgaCTGACCTTTGACCCACTAACCTCagaaccaataggggtcatctgctggtcatgatcaacctccctagtattaaatttcgtgatcgaTTAAAGGCATTTACTGCATTCAAATCAGAGGGGGATATCTCCAGACAATGATTTCACTACTATAATTCAACGCCCAAGGGTTCTCAAGCTACCGtacagaaacggtttaactgttcccggtcactgtgaccttgacatttaaccttctgatctcaaaataaatagggttGATCTGCTAACCATAATCAATCGTGATCAAAGGctgaaaaagttttgaaattattgtccagaaaccgtttaactgttccggcccactgtaaccttgacctttgacttactgacctcaaactCCATAAGGGTCATCTGTTGGTAAGGCCAAcatccctatcaaatttcataattctaGGTTCAAGAGTTCAAAAGTTATAATTaataaactgtttaaatgttaCGGGTctgtgtaaccttgacctttgatttattgatttcaaaatcaatagctGATAATCTGCTGGTTATGATTAACCTCTCTTtttactttcatgatcctaggcccaaacgttcttcaGTTATCCTCCAGAAACCGTTcgaatgttccgggtcactgtgaccttgacctttaacatatcgACCTCAGACTCAATaagagtcatttgctggtcatgaccaaacacattgtcaactttcatgatcctaggtccaagctgtcttgagttatcatccgaaaaccgacTGGCCTAcgaaccgaccgaccgaccgaccgaaagaccgaccgaccgaccgacatctgcaaaacaatatacccctccttctttgaaaggggtgggggcataaaaatatgtgatttaTTGCAAAGGCTGCACATGTGGTCAAAAAAGTTGTAACCACCAACATGATGCAAAAACATTGAAGTTAACCACGTAATTGTTgtgttttaacttaaaaaaatgtcTAAATGACATCTAGATGCGTTATTTCAGATATGACAAAAGTACTGAATAATTTACCTTCAAACAAGAAGGTATCAACTTCATTTCGGATTTCTAACTTGGTCAGACCTCGTCCCGTTCCGTCCAAATATTTACGGTCTGTTTCGTCAGCAGTCTTGTCCTGTAAATGTATATTAACTCTTAAATACAAGTAATTTAATCACAATGATCTTAATTACACGtgaaataatcaaatattttactattcAACATTACAGTTTATATCATCGGAGAGACAAGATTGGCGACGTTATATTTCTCGTGTTTTTTTAAAGGTTCAAAGTGCAGCCGAGTAAATTCAACACTGGCATAAAATgtctacaaaaaatattttaccaaagtCTCTTTTCGTTTATCAATAATTTCCTCCGCAACTGAATGTACAAAGTCACAATCCTTCTTGAACTGCCGTCCAACTGGAGTTAGTTTCCAGATGAAGTCAAAGAAGTCAAAGAAAGTAAGCGGATGACTGGAACAGAAATGCTTTCGTAAGATACTATATGCACGTTTTATTCAGATATTTCAATGactgtttattattattcaaatgaAAGTACGGTATATTTAACAAATTTGTCCCCAGAAGACCTAGGCTGAAAAAGACTAAGATAAACATCACATCACGTCAACGTTTCTTTCAGGCTGCTGAATTCTTACATATCCTTAGGACgaccagcacatatttatgcaatctcgccaggcatatgtatgtttttgacaacacagaaaatgacgtcacttgaccttcagctatttccggaagtaaataaaatgaaagtagaaatgctaaacttgaaaacgaaagccgcattttgattatCTCCAAAAAAAATGCCTACAacaaacaataaaagaaaaaatttcaaaaaattttaaacttttttagggggccaaaaaatttttttttatgacagTTAAATGACAcaagtcaaaaataaaataaatgtaatggtttttaaactaaaaagtaaccaactgtaacaaaaatgatttaaaaaagagTAAACCCTCTTTTGGTTTTCATTCAGTCCTTTCGTGGGGAAAAAATACCCgaaaaattttcttgttttaaaaatttttttaatttttaccttaataatttttatttatcctgattttttgtgttaaaatttttttttcaatttccacaaaaattgttaaatgttaagtaacataaaaaatgtaaaagtcaaTATATTAAAATGGCGggacaaaattcaataaaatcactaaattttttattggtttatgtttaataaatttttaagaCGGGTAAAAGATTGTGTAAGAACAAAgggttttattgattttaaaagcGCCCCTCAACCTTCATTAGGTTTTCCCAtttttaaataaccaaaaattttttgaaaatacacacgctttttTTAAGggtcccctttttacataaaaaggttttaaattacttgttttttttaacaaaatatttgatgCTTATTGGGTAAAAACGTAAAAATTCCCCCCCCccgtttttaaaaggtttttgaaaaaaagggccAAACCGCAATTttggacctttttttttttctagaccAATTTCGCCCAGGGTTGAAACCCTGTTTTTTTTGATTCGTTTTTTAACGGGGTtaaaaaaccccctttaaaaatcataattttacaaACCAAATTTGGGTTGgaagccatatttctccatctgggcgaaaattttaaaagtcaaaaacgTTGGAAATTTTTTCATAAAGATAGGCCTTTTTTTGGGGTATGTTGATGTAGGTAACATTTCAAATTTATGGTGGAAAAAAGCGAGACAAAGGTATGTTCTTTGCAGCAACTTGACGTAAGAAAATAACCTTGAAGTCTGGACACTactatgtttaaaatttaaatgttaagttTACAAAAACACGTCCCTGCAATATAGGAAGACTAACCGCTTTATCATACAAAAAATGCCACTGGAAAAAGCagtgtacaaaaaaaacaacaacaaataaataaaaataaaacaagcaatCTGCTGATGTAATGAAATTTTTTAAGCTGTATTACAAAACCCCAATAGCGAAAAGAATtgttaatcttttaaaatgttttaaaattagggTTTTGTTTTTCGGGAAgagaacaaatttaaatttttttattattgatatttcGGCCAAAACCCGGTTAAATTTGATCAAAGGTATAAAAATTATGAGACCAAAAagctttatttacattaaaaccCGAAAGTGACTGttttttccaaaaacaaaaaattttaagtttttaaaaagcagctgtcaaaatttaaaaacaaaacccttACTGTcacttttaaagataaaacacCTTCTTCGGGTTTAGAATAAATTTTGGTCGGAAACCAATGATCAGAGGCTTGTATAACAATCTTAAGGTTTTGCGTCCCCCTGCATTTTGTTTTTTGCTGGGGGAAAATGCGCACTTCGTGATTTCCAAGGGTACCGGACCACGTTTCTGAAAATCTCGAATCTCTCACCTGACCGGGCCTTGCtgttttaaatttcttcaaaaaataaattaaattatattgtctctgtttttgtctattttgtttacaatgtgtTTTTATACAACCTTTAAGGGTAAATTTATTATTCGTGAAAATTTTCtagtgtcttttttattttttgaattattcAACTTACGGCGTTGTTTTTTATTAATTGTCCTACGACAAATAGATAGTTTAAATCTAAAAGATACCGCAGTTTTTCCCCAAATTACATCCCACAATCGTGTCAGCTGTGATTGAAAACTGTTGTGTCGGCTTCTATCCCCGAAGTGGAAGGCGGGGGTTGCAGACTTCTTTTTTCGCCCCCTTTTTCCCCGTTTGCGACCAAAAACCCTTTTCCTAACCAGGGGCCTTAGGAAGGGTAAACCCCGTTAAAGTCCGTATCTTTTGGTTCGGGGGATTTACAAAGATACATTTAgggaaaaaaaaagtaaaaaaaaaaccaaaaaatgtagagtcattatttttaatatttctttgggtttaacttttaaattttgttttttttcgtggTTCATTCGTGCAAAAAGGTGAAtttagttttacaaaatttcaaggCGCTTTTGGGGTGATAGAAAGTCGTTTTGAGCCAGGGAAGCGTCGTGtgaaatttggtgaagatcgaggGAATACGACGCAAAAGAGCACCTGCGGGCAGGGGGCGCTTTGGTTTTTCCCTGGGGGttttaaatattagaaaatacgAGGCCTGGGTAAAAAGCACCTGGGTAATTATACGGTGCACGTCCCCCTGAGGTTGCGGCCGCTAAGACCCTCGGGGTTTTTTTTCGCTCGCGTAGACCCTGGGTGATGGGCCCCGCATCAGAGCCCCTGAGTTATATTTTCTTGCGTGTGCAGTGCATAGAGCCCTGTGGAAAAGTGTTTTGCATCAGACCTCTGTGTTATAGCAATTGCATTAAGCCCGGGGTGATAGCGCATGGCGTGAAATTACCCAGAGCAGCCGAGTAGCAAAGGTTCAGCCAGATTTTAGCCAAAGTACCGGGTAAGGCCCCCTCTAAAAACACACGGGTTTAAGACGACCATACAGCCTGGATGAAGGCGGTACTCGATTTCCCTGGGTGCAAAGGGTCGCAAAGACCCCTTAGAAGTAGACGTTTGCATTAGACCCCTTTCCCTTGCCGTTTGTAGGCAATGTCAAAACCCCCTGGGTTTATTAAAAGGGTCGCATCGTGCTAAAATCGGATTTGGGCCcaaaaaatttttcagaaaattttcaaaaaattccaAAATTAAAGATTTCTTTTAGGAGTTTTGGGGAACTTAGGAAAAAGTATCGAGATTAAgaaaattttcacaataatattgcGAAAACGTTCCCATTGAGATAATCTTTTTCAGAAAAACTTTGCTTTAAAAAGCACCGGCTATCTCGTggcaaaaatttaaatgaaaaaaataaaacccattACGAAAGTACTGTTTGTTAATGGAGGTGACGTTAACAAGGGCCCGTCAATCCAAACCTTCCAGATGGATTCATTGTtggtttaatgaaataaattaaaaaaatatattaaaatgtaaaatgattaaaaacaaattaagCGTACCGTTACTCTTGCAAATATTTCCTAAAATTTTGGGACTAAAAACAACTCCCCGGGCTTCATGAATGGAAAACCAACAAAACAATGAACCTTGGTCATTCCCGTTTTCATTGCAAGTTTCAAAAAAATGCATCGCTGTTCCCTTTGAAACTGGaataaattgatttatatataaaaaaaacagaatatgaaAAATTTTTGGCGCAAAGGCTTTTGAGAATTGGACTGTATGgatgtaaaaatttaaaaggcCCCATAAGGAAAAGAGGGtgacctgtttttttttaacatgatttttccgataaaattaaaatttgtgaaGCATCCAAATGAAGAGAAAGATGAATTCGCCAGATATTATTTGATGCATAATTTTTTTAAGctacaaatttgaaaaaactcTACTTTTTATCTTCAACCTTTTTACACATTAAAAATGAGCCCAATTTTTGTGGTTAGGGGggaaatgaaaaatcaaaaaatttccccaaaaaattcccaaaaaaaatattaataaaatcagaTTTTTAGGTTCCCCTTCCTTCCCTAAATTTATTAAAGTTGTATAATCACGGGAAAGTACTTTTTACACAGACCCCTTGGGAGGAAATCTGTTACGTTTTAGGATGGGGATTTTTTACGCATATTAGCCGCGCCATGGAAAACCCCCGGGCTTTGCCCGCAGGATCCAACCAAacgcatccgcgcagttggtAGGATtcagctgttcgctttcaaacaaATTGCTTAAAGAAACCTTTGCGAACAGCATAACCCAAACCCAGATGCGGGGGTCCGCAAATTTGGGCacttttttgatttttatgggcggtcaaatgaaggaaaaaaatcgTGCTGGGGTTTTACTTCCCAAAAAAAGGggaaagatttttcttttttttttccaaaaaggggTTTTTTGTTACTAGTCAAGAAAAGTAGTCTTTTGAGACACAGTTTAACATGTATTTTTAAGTCTTCAAGGTTTTTGACATAAacagaaatttgatataaaattataaaaaggaaattaaattaaaaaagaaatttttaaattgtattttatccCATATTAAATCAAAAAACAACCCcgaaaactttttttaacataaCATGTAAAGGTTAAACTTCTGATATTAAGTAAAAAGTAGTAACGAAAATTACCCTTTCTCACCTACATGTAAATTAGACACTGACCTATATAAAGAAGTGTTCCCCTCGTTATCTTAAAAACTTAAAGAATGAATGTCGATCAAACAATAGCCGACTTACATAGACTAAACTA
This is a stretch of genomic DNA from Mercenaria mercenaria strain notata chromosome 4, MADL_Memer_1, whole genome shotgun sequence. It encodes these proteins:
- the LOC123551974 gene encoding cytochrome P450 4F8-like; amino-acid sequence: MNPSGSHPLTFFDFFDFIWKLTPVGRQFKKDCDFVHSVAEEIIDKRKETLDKTADETDRKYLDGTGRGLTKLEIRNEVDTFLFEGHDTTASAISWVLYSLAENTECQRKCQAEIDDVLEGRESDDLEWSDLAKLEYLTMCIKEGMRLHSPVPVVSRDTENVFDLGDRVAPKGTKIQLNIFALNHMENLWGPDHMEFKPERFSKENIDNIKHFQYVPFSAGPRNCIGQNFAMNEEKVVLTKLLRNFTFRLDPNHKVKRVMSAVMRTKDGMYMFVEKREFLNK